In a single window of the Nocardioides sp. L-11A genome:
- a CDS encoding carboxymuconolactone decarboxylase family protein: protein MSARLASLRPEDLDQDQRAVYDAIAGGDRAKGVQHFPLAADDGSLNGPFGIMLHAPGVGAVLQELGATIRYRTDLTTRSREIAILLVAQASGSEFEWWAHERVGRAAGLTDEELMQLSMGRFAGTDQTENAVAALSVVLLTSATVSEEEYAAAEAVLTERQIVEVTTLVGYYRLLAQLMTVFDIRVPGGEQEPPPAHRHAH from the coding sequence ATGAGCGCCCGCCTCGCCTCCCTGCGCCCCGAGGACCTCGACCAGGACCAGCGCGCCGTCTACGACGCGATCGCCGGCGGCGACCGGGCCAAGGGCGTCCAGCACTTTCCGCTGGCCGCGGACGACGGATCGTTGAACGGGCCGTTCGGGATCATGCTGCACGCCCCCGGCGTCGGCGCGGTGCTGCAGGAGCTCGGCGCCACCATCCGCTACCGCACCGACCTGACCACCCGCTCCCGTGAGATCGCGATCCTGCTGGTCGCACAGGCGAGCGGCAGCGAGTTCGAGTGGTGGGCCCACGAGCGGGTCGGACGGGCCGCAGGGTTGACCGACGAGGAGCTGATGCAGCTCTCGATGGGCCGCTTCGCCGGCACCGACCAGACCGAGAACGCGGTGGCCGCGCTGTCCGTCGTCCTGCTCACCTCGGCAACCGTGAGCGAGGAGGAGTACGCCGCCGCGGAGGCGGTCCTCACCGAACGCCAGATCGTCGAGGTGACCACGCTCGTCGGGTACTACCGCCTGCTCGCCCAGCTGATGACGGTCTTCGACATCCGGGTGCCCGGAGGCGAGCAGGAGCCGCCTCCCGCCCACCGGCATGCCCACTGA
- a CDS encoding xanthine dehydrogenase family protein molybdopterin-binding subunit has protein sequence MIGARALRLEDPVLLRGAGRYAADTYHAGELHMRVVRSPVAHGRVRSVDVADALRLDGVVAAWSYDDVADLPAIGFRLTPREELLPYRQPVLARRVVRYVGEPVAVVFATSAYLAEDAAERVVVEIDQLPAHVDPDADPVAWVDAEQATWAAGLGTPLPEQDSEATRFVTEYGDVEAAFATGAGRIIELDAVIGRHTGVPMECRGLVARYVEADQELVIDGAAKVPFWNRDAIADLTGLTPSQVVVRETHVGGGFGPRGELYPEDVLVALAAMRLRAPVKWIEDRQEHLLATNHSRGQHHRLRALVEEDGFIRALDASFTLDQGAYVRTHGATVGSLTSSMLPGPYVIPHFRVEAHVRLTHKTPHGTYRSPGRYEGTFARERLVDKIAAELGLGREQVRRRNFIAVEDMPYERPIQAMGTSMVHDSGDYRLLLDKMSERYDFPGIRAEVAARRAAGEAVGFGFGYFVEKSGIGPVEGARISVDTRGRVSVTCGASSVGQGVDTVLAQVAAETLGIPHDEVRVVRGRTDRFGYGRGAFATRLSVMAGSAVANAAAALRDKAVRVAAHELKVSVEELELADGAVRLVSDPGTRLSLAEIARLLEPVRAVEIKEDPGLDADGWFRSDHMTYPYGLHAAVVRLDAGTGQTVVERYLVGYDVGRALNPTLVEGQIAGGVAQGLGGALYEEFRYADDGTPLCTTFMDYLIPTAHEVPPIEILITEDAPSPINPLGVKGAGEGGVTAVAAAIASAVDDALQRPGAITSVPIRPQAVHDLAARVTGSRPPADAATG, from the coding sequence ATGATCGGGGCCCGGGCGCTCCGGCTCGAGGATCCCGTCCTCCTGCGTGGAGCTGGCCGCTATGCGGCCGACACCTATCACGCGGGCGAGCTGCACATGCGGGTCGTGCGCTCGCCGGTGGCACACGGCCGGGTCCGCTCGGTCGACGTCGCCGACGCCCTCCGGCTGGACGGGGTCGTCGCCGCGTGGAGCTACGACGACGTCGCCGACCTGCCGGCGATCGGGTTCCGGCTGACGCCGCGTGAGGAGCTGCTCCCCTATCGCCAGCCGGTGCTGGCGCGCCGCGTCGTCCGCTACGTCGGCGAGCCGGTCGCGGTGGTCTTCGCGACGTCGGCCTATCTCGCCGAGGACGCCGCGGAGCGGGTGGTGGTGGAGATCGACCAGCTGCCGGCGCACGTCGACCCGGACGCCGACCCCGTGGCCTGGGTCGACGCCGAGCAGGCCACCTGGGCCGCCGGGCTGGGCACCCCCCTGCCGGAGCAGGACTCCGAGGCCACCCGCTTCGTGACCGAGTACGGCGACGTCGAGGCCGCCTTCGCCACCGGTGCCGGGCGGATCATCGAGCTGGACGCGGTGATCGGCCGCCATACCGGTGTGCCGATGGAGTGTCGCGGACTGGTCGCGCGCTATGTCGAGGCCGATCAGGAGCTGGTCATCGACGGAGCGGCCAAGGTCCCGTTCTGGAACAGGGACGCCATCGCCGACCTGACCGGTCTCACGCCCTCCCAGGTGGTGGTCCGCGAGACGCACGTGGGCGGTGGCTTCGGCCCGCGCGGCGAGCTCTATCCGGAGGACGTCCTGGTGGCCCTGGCGGCGATGCGGCTGCGGGCACCGGTGAAGTGGATCGAGGACCGGCAGGAGCACCTGCTCGCGACCAACCACTCGCGCGGCCAGCACCATCGGCTGCGCGCGCTCGTCGAGGAGGACGGGTTCATCCGCGCCCTGGACGCCAGCTTCACCCTGGACCAGGGCGCCTACGTCCGCACCCACGGGGCGACGGTCGGGTCGCTGACCTCCTCGATGCTCCCGGGCCCGTACGTGATCCCGCACTTCCGGGTGGAGGCGCACGTGCGGTTGACCCACAAGACACCGCACGGGACCTATCGGTCCCCCGGACGGTACGAGGGCACCTTCGCCCGCGAGCGGCTGGTCGACAAGATCGCCGCCGAGCTCGGCCTGGGCCGTGAGCAGGTCCGGCGCCGCAACTTCATCGCCGTCGAGGACATGCCCTACGAGCGGCCGATCCAGGCCATGGGCACCTCGATGGTCCACGACTCCGGCGACTACCGGCTGCTCCTGGACAAGATGAGCGAGCGCTACGACTTCCCGGGCATCCGGGCCGAGGTCGCCGCCCGGCGCGCGGCCGGCGAGGCGGTCGGCTTCGGCTTCGGCTACTTCGTGGAGAAGAGCGGGATCGGCCCCGTCGAGGGTGCCCGGATCTCGGTCGACACCCGAGGCCGGGTGAGTGTCACCTGCGGCGCGTCCTCGGTCGGTCAGGGCGTGGACACCGTGCTCGCCCAGGTCGCCGCCGAGACGCTCGGCATCCCGCACGACGAGGTCCGGGTCGTGCGTGGGCGCACGGACCGGTTCGGCTACGGGCGCGGCGCCTTCGCCACGCGGCTCTCGGTGATGGCCGGCTCGGCCGTGGCGAACGCGGCGGCCGCCCTGCGGGACAAGGCGGTCCGGGTCGCCGCGCACGAGCTGAAGGTCAGCGTCGAGGAGCTCGAGCTGGCGGACGGCGCCGTGCGGCTGGTGTCCGATCCGGGGACGCGTCTGTCCCTCGCCGAGATCGCCCGCCTGCTCGAGCCGGTCCGCGCGGTCGAGATCAAGGAGGACCCGGGTCTCGACGCCGACGGGTGGTTCCGCTCCGACCACATGACCTATCCCTACGGGCTGCACGCGGCCGTCGTCCGGCTCGACGCCGGCACCGGCCAGACGGTGGTCGAGCGCTACCTCGTCGGGTACGACGTGGGCCGGGCGCTCAACCCGACCCTGGTCGAGGGACAGATCGCGGGCGGTGTCGCCCAGGGCCTGGGCGGCGCGCTCTACGAGGAGTTCCGCTACGCCGACGACGGCACACCGCTGTGCACCACCTTCATGGACTACCTGATCCCCACGGCGCACGAAGTGCCGCCGATCGAGATCCTGATCACCGAGGACGCCCCGAGCCCGATCAACCCGCTCGGGGTGAAGGGTGCCGGGGAGGGCGGCGTGACCGCCGTCGCCGCGGCGATCGCCTCCGCCGTCGACGACGCCCTGCAGCGGCCGGGCGCGATCACCTCGGTGCCGATCCGCCCCCAGGCGGTGCACGACCTGGCCGCCCGCGTCACCGGCTCCCGGCCACCGGCTGACGCGGCCACCGGCTGA
- a CDS encoding SRPBCC family protein, whose protein sequence is MLLQNEFEIDADLERTWSLLTDLEQVMPCMPGATLEGREGENYLGAVKIKVGPIGAHFRGTAHFAHQDDAAHSAVIAAAGTDPKGQATASAQIQARLEQVTGTRTRVVIDTDLDITGRMAQFGRGAIADVSNRLMGQFAANLGELLSAPGTAAEQATDLPSVPRPAASRPAAAPLRPAAGADEAGMDVLALVLPMVRERYGQAIAGGLIGFVLSWLAFGRKAGTR, encoded by the coding sequence ATGCTGCTGCAGAACGAGTTCGAGATCGATGCGGACCTGGAGCGCACCTGGAGCCTGCTCACCGACCTGGAGCAGGTCATGCCGTGCATGCCCGGGGCGACCCTGGAGGGTCGTGAGGGCGAGAACTACCTCGGCGCGGTGAAGATCAAGGTCGGTCCGATCGGGGCCCACTTCCGGGGCACGGCGCACTTCGCCCACCAGGACGACGCCGCGCACTCCGCGGTGATCGCCGCCGCGGGCACGGACCCCAAGGGGCAGGCCACCGCCAGCGCCCAGATCCAGGCCCGGCTCGAGCAGGTCACCGGCACCCGGACCCGCGTCGTCATCGACACCGACCTCGACATCACCGGCCGGATGGCCCAGTTCGGGCGGGGAGCGATCGCGGACGTCAGCAACCGGCTGATGGGCCAGTTCGCCGCCAACCTGGGCGAGCTGCTCAGCGCGCCGGGCACCGCGGCCGAGCAGGCGACCGACCTGCCGAGCGTGCCGCGGCCCGCCGCGTCGCGCCCCGCGGCTGCTCCCCTCCGGCCGGCGGCCGGGGCCGACGAGGCCGGCATGGACGTCCTGGCCCTGGTGCTGCCCATGGTGCGGGAGCGCTACGGCCAGGCGATCGCGGGCGGCCTGATCGGCTTCGTGCTGAGCTGGCTGGCCTTCGGCCGGAAGGCAGGCACGCGATGA
- a CDS encoding SDR family NAD(P)-dependent oxidoreductase — translation MTTIDSRVALVTGGNRGLGLATARRLGQEGVTIVIGARDADRARAAVTGLRAAGVWASAVPLDVDDAASARAAADRIRREHGRLDILVNNAGILPEATATHTAGPLDPDLFWRTFRTNVLGAVAVTAAVLPLLVESERGRVVNVSSRMGSLRDQLDPASPYHALVVPAYQSSKAALNGLTVALAKQLADTRVKVNSVCPGWVQTDLGGAGNRAAAPTPAEEAADVVVRAALLDDAGPSGAFFDTDGAVPW, via the coding sequence ATGACCACCATCGACTCCAGAGTCGCCCTCGTCACCGGCGGCAACCGCGGCCTCGGCCTCGCCACGGCCCGACGCCTGGGACAGGAGGGCGTGACGATCGTGATCGGCGCGCGGGACGCCGACCGCGCCCGCGCCGCCGTCACCGGGCTGCGCGCGGCGGGCGTGTGGGCCAGCGCCGTGCCGCTGGACGTCGACGACGCGGCGAGCGCCCGCGCCGCGGCCGACCGGATCCGCCGCGAGCACGGCCGGCTCGACATCCTGGTCAACAACGCCGGGATCCTGCCGGAGGCGACGGCGACCCACACCGCCGGACCGCTCGACCCCGACCTCTTCTGGCGCACCTTCCGCACCAACGTGCTCGGCGCCGTCGCGGTGACGGCAGCCGTGCTCCCTCTCCTCGTGGAGTCCGAACGGGGACGGGTGGTGAACGTGTCGAGCCGGATGGGCTCGCTGCGCGACCAGCTCGACCCCGCGTCGCCGTACCATGCGCTGGTGGTGCCGGCCTACCAGTCCTCGAAGGCCGCGCTCAACGGGCTCACGGTGGCGCTGGCGAAGCAGCTCGCGGACACCCGGGTCAAGGTCAACTCGGTGTGCCCGGGTTGGGTGCAGACCGACCTCGGCGGTGCGGGCAACCGCGCGGCCGCGCCGACGCCGGCCGAGGAGGCGGCGGACGTCGTGGTGCGCGCCGCGCTCCTGGACGACGCGGGCCCGTCAGGAGCCTTCTTCGACACCGACGGCGCCGTGCCCTGGTGA
- a CDS encoding cyclase family protein translates to MRIVDLTHPWGIHTPGWVGYPGGKLYYTQNLQTNQIVSQKIETSLHSGTHLDGPMHGTDGGLDMASLPLDKLIHPGAIVDVSDTCTDWDFIEPEHITSKVEVRKGDILIIHTGFIDYYQGMPKQDLVRYFTMHPGGSPRLAEWMADMEIRWWGIDAGSGDHPMNTTIRNMRPDLLKKFEEHVGMPYQEFLGEYSYTHHLSGREITSDIFPMHHLAFQDGCIHAENVGGDLKTVLNQRAIIGAFPWKIEGGEACPCRIMAFFDCGADEVIEGFAGAGS, encoded by the coding sequence ATGCGCATCGTCGACCTGACCCATCCCTGGGGCATCCACACGCCTGGCTGGGTCGGCTACCCGGGCGGGAAGCTCTACTACACCCAGAACCTGCAGACCAACCAGATCGTCTCGCAGAAGATCGAGACGTCCCTGCACTCGGGCACCCACCTCGACGGCCCGATGCACGGCACGGACGGCGGCCTGGACATGGCCTCGCTGCCGCTGGACAAGCTGATCCATCCCGGCGCGATCGTCGACGTGTCCGACACCTGCACGGACTGGGACTTCATCGAGCCCGAGCACATCACGTCGAAGGTGGAGGTGAGGAAGGGCGACATCCTGATCATCCACACCGGGTTCATCGACTACTACCAGGGCATGCCGAAGCAGGACCTGGTCCGCTACTTCACGATGCACCCGGGCGGCAGCCCGCGACTGGCCGAGTGGATGGCCGACATGGAGATCCGCTGGTGGGGCATCGACGCCGGCTCCGGCGACCACCCGATGAACACCACGATCCGCAACATGCGCCCCGACCTGCTCAAGAAGTTCGAGGAGCACGTGGGCATGCCGTACCAGGAGTTCCTGGGCGAGTACTCCTACACCCACCACCTGTCCGGTCGCGAGATCACCTCCGACATCTTCCCGATGCACCACCTGGCCTTCCAGGACGGCTGCATCCACGCCGAGAACGTCGGCGGCGACCTCAAGACGGTGCTGAACCAGCGCGCGATCATCGGCGCCTTCCCGTGGAAGATCGAGGGCGGCGAGGCCTGCCCGTGCCGGATCATGGCGTTCTTCGACTGCGGCGCCGACGAGGTCATCGAGGGCTTCGCAGGCGCGGGGAGCTGA
- a CDS encoding (2Fe-2S)-binding protein: protein MSQTVPIRLYVNGDRHDIEIEPRRTLADALRDDCGLTGTHLGCEHGVCGACTILVDGKPVRACLMFAVQAEGTSIRTVEGLAPDDQQLHPVQRAFWEKHGLQCGFCTPGFLMLVAGQLEEKPDTDEEEMRDVLSSNLCRCTGYQNILKASMAAAEEMSG, encoded by the coding sequence ATGAGCCAGACCGTGCCCATCCGTCTCTATGTGAACGGCGATCGCCACGACATCGAGATCGAGCCCCGTCGTACCCTCGCGGACGCGCTGCGCGACGACTGCGGGCTGACCGGCACCCACCTCGGCTGTGAGCACGGGGTGTGCGGCGCCTGCACCATCCTCGTGGACGGCAAGCCGGTCCGGGCCTGCCTGATGTTCGCGGTCCAGGCCGAGGGTACGTCGATCCGGACCGTCGAGGGTCTGGCGCCCGACGACCAGCAGTTGCATCCGGTGCAGCGGGCGTTCTGGGAGAAGCACGGCCTGCAGTGCGGATTCTGCACGCCCGGCTTCCTGATGCTCGTCGCCGGTCAGCTGGAGGAGAAGCCCGATACCGACGAGGAGGAGATGCGCGACGTGCTCTCCTCCAACCTGTGCCGCTGCACCGGCTACCAGAACATCCTGAAGGCGTCGATGGCGGCCGCGGAGGAGATGTCGGGATGA
- a CDS encoding SRPBCC family protein, translating into MADTYEKLLEDSIEIAAPTDKVWSLVTDIPAMAKWSPQVVKSTVKGGVVKQGAIFSNLNKQGIKRWPTGGKVVRFQPPSGSTAGDFAFRIRENRTIWSFQLEPTADGGTRLTERRETPDGVSGVSMVLTKLVLGGQKPFTEELRRGIRQTLERIKAEAEA; encoded by the coding sequence ATGGCCGACACCTACGAGAAGTTGCTCGAGGACTCCATCGAGATCGCCGCGCCCACCGACAAGGTGTGGAGCCTGGTGACCGACATCCCGGCCATGGCCAAGTGGAGCCCCCAGGTCGTGAAGTCGACCGTCAAGGGCGGGGTGGTCAAGCAGGGTGCGATCTTCAGCAACCTCAACAAGCAGGGCATCAAGCGCTGGCCGACCGGCGGCAAGGTGGTCCGGTTCCAGCCGCCGAGCGGGTCGACGGCCGGCGACTTCGCCTTCCGGATCCGCGAGAACCGGACCATCTGGTCCTTCCAGCTCGAGCCCACCGCCGACGGCGGCACCCGGCTGACCGAGCGCCGCGAGACCCCCGACGGCGTCTCCGGCGTCTCGATGGTGCTGACCAAGCTGGTCCTCGGCGGCCAGAAGCCCTTCACCGAGGAGCTGCGCCGCGGCATCCGGCAGACCCTCGAGCGGATCAAGGCCGAGGCCGAGGCCTGA
- a CDS encoding CCA tRNA nucleotidyltransferase, producing MRLVDVQAAVAAELDRIAPVIDELGARFAAAGHELALVGGPVRDAMLGRRSNDLDFTTSARPEQTDKILKAWGDAWWDMGRDFGTIGCRKGDWVVEVTTYRSESYDPGSRKPEVQYGDTLAGDLGRRDFTVNAMAVRLPGRELEDPYGGVMDLAHRVLRTPGTPEQSFSDDPLRMMRAARFAAQLGFSVDPAVVAAMTDMADRITIISAERVRDELVKLVCAPYPRRGLELLVETGLADRVLPELPALKLERDEHHRHKDVYEHTLTVLEQAIDLEPRLAERAEIPAPDFVSRFAALMHDVGKPKTRRFQDDGVVTFHHHDVVGAKLTRKRMRALKFSNDQIDAVGDLVELHLRFHGYGSGEWTDSAVRRYVRDAGDQLERLHVLTRADCTTRNRRKADRLRRTYDDLEARIDRLSAEEELASIRPDLDGNQIMTILDIGPGREVGEAYKFLLELRLDNGPMAEDAAAAALREWWAARG from the coding sequence CTGCGCTTGGTCGACGTCCAGGCCGCGGTCGCCGCCGAGCTGGACCGGATCGCGCCGGTGATCGACGAGCTCGGCGCCCGCTTCGCCGCCGCCGGACACGAGCTGGCCCTGGTCGGCGGGCCGGTGCGCGACGCGATGCTCGGCCGCCGGTCCAACGACCTCGACTTCACCACCTCGGCCCGCCCGGAGCAGACCGACAAGATCCTCAAGGCCTGGGGCGACGCGTGGTGGGACATGGGTCGCGACTTCGGCACCATCGGCTGCCGCAAGGGCGACTGGGTGGTCGAGGTCACGACGTACCGCTCGGAGTCCTACGACCCCGGCTCCCGCAAGCCCGAGGTCCAGTACGGCGACACCCTTGCCGGCGACCTGGGCCGGCGCGACTTCACGGTCAACGCGATGGCGGTGCGGCTGCCGGGCCGCGAGCTCGAGGACCCGTACGGCGGTGTGATGGACCTGGCCCACCGGGTGCTGCGCACGCCGGGAACGCCCGAGCAGTCCTTCTCCGACGATCCGCTGCGGATGATGCGCGCCGCGCGGTTCGCCGCGCAGCTCGGCTTCTCGGTCGACCCCGCGGTCGTGGCGGCGATGACGGACATGGCGGACCGGATCACGATCATCTCCGCCGAGCGGGTGCGCGACGAGCTGGTGAAGCTGGTGTGCGCGCCGTACCCGCGGCGGGGGCTGGAGCTGCTCGTCGAGACCGGGCTCGCCGATCGGGTGCTGCCGGAGCTGCCGGCGCTCAAGCTCGAGCGCGACGAGCACCACCGGCACAAGGACGTCTACGAGCACACCCTCACCGTCCTGGAGCAGGCGATCGACCTGGAGCCGCGGCTCGCCGAGCGCGCCGAGATCCCCGCGCCCGACTTCGTCTCCCGCTTCGCCGCGCTCATGCACGACGTGGGCAAGCCGAAGACCCGCCGCTTCCAGGACGACGGGGTGGTGACCTTCCACCACCACGATGTGGTCGGCGCCAAGCTCACCCGCAAGCGGATGAGGGCGCTGAAGTTCAGCAACGACCAGATCGACGCCGTCGGCGACCTGGTCGAGCTGCACCTGCGCTTCCACGGCTACGGATCCGGCGAGTGGACCGACTCGGCCGTGCGCCGCTACGTGCGCGACGCCGGCGACCAGCTCGAGCGGCTGCACGTGCTCACCCGCGCCGACTGCACGACCCGCAACAGGAGGAAGGCCGACCGGCTCCGTCGTACCTATGACGACCTGGAGGCCCGGATCGACCGGCTCTCCGCCGAGGAGGAGCTGGCCTCGATCCGGCCCGACCTCGACGGCAACCAGATCATGACGATTCTCGACATCGGTCCGGGCCGCGAGGTCGGGGAGGCCTACAAGTTCCTGCTCGAGCTGCGCCTCGACAACGGCCCGATGGCCGAGGACGCCGCGGCCGCCGCGCTCCGGGAGTGGTGGGCCGCCCGCGGCTGA
- a CDS encoding zinc-binding dehydrogenase — protein MPRAAVLTEGRLVVQDLPTPEPAAGEVRVGVTLAGVNYWEIMQRDGRVPAPERGVPGREGVGVVRELGPGVDGLVVGQRVAWSSVDGSYAEEVTGPAAGFTPVPDGLADETAAGLLFQGMTAHYLATDAWPLGEGDAAVVTAAAGGVGLILTQLLTRRGVRVTGLASTPDKAAVVLAAGAVDVLGYDDPVAERSVAAVFDGVGADVPRRLLASLRPRGAMVLYGATSGQESDLGTLDLGQGSFFLTRAAGRDYLGDAVARAARAAELLRAAAAESLTVHIGGRWPLADAERAWEALTSRASRGKLLVGG, from the coding sequence ATGCCCCGCGCCGCCGTCCTGACCGAAGGTCGACTCGTCGTCCAGGATCTGCCCACCCCCGAGCCCGCCGCCGGTGAGGTGCGGGTCGGGGTCACCCTGGCCGGAGTCAACTATTGGGAGATCATGCAGCGCGACGGCCGGGTGCCCGCACCCGAGCGTGGGGTGCCCGGTCGTGAGGGCGTCGGTGTCGTACGCGAGCTCGGGCCCGGCGTCGATGGACTCGTGGTGGGGCAGCGGGTGGCCTGGTCCTCCGTCGACGGCAGCTACGCCGAGGAGGTGACCGGACCCGCGGCAGGATTCACCCCGGTCCCTGACGGCCTGGCCGACGAGACGGCCGCCGGGTTGCTGTTCCAGGGCATGACGGCGCACTACCTGGCCACCGACGCCTGGCCGCTGGGCGAGGGGGATGCGGCCGTCGTGACCGCCGCGGCGGGTGGCGTCGGGCTGATCCTGACCCAGCTGCTGACCCGGCGCGGGGTCCGGGTGACCGGCCTGGCGTCGACCCCGGACAAGGCCGCGGTGGTGCTCGCCGCCGGCGCGGTCGACGTACTCGGCTATGACGATCCCGTCGCGGAGCGCAGCGTCGCCGCGGTGTTCGACGGCGTCGGCGCCGACGTCCCGCGCCGTCTGCTGGCGTCGCTGCGGCCGCGGGGCGCGATGGTCCTCTACGGCGCGACCTCCGGTCAGGAGTCCGACCTCGGGACGCTCGATCTGGGCCAGGGCTCCTTCTTCCTGACCCGGGCCGCGGGACGCGACTACCTCGGCGACGCCGTGGCACGCGCCGCGCGAGCGGCCGAGCTGCTCCGTGCCGCGGCCGCGGAGTCGCTCACCGTGCACATCGGTGGACGCTGGCCGCTGGCCGACGCGGAGCGCGCCTGGGAGGCTCTGACGTCGCGTGCCAGCCGGGGCAAGCTCCTGGTGGGTGGGTGA